In a single window of the Verrucomicrobiia bacterium genome:
- a CDS encoding ChbG/HpnK family deacetylase — protein MRFVIINADDFGLSDGINRGVIQSFEGGIVTSASLMVHQAAAEAAAHYAKQEPRLSLGLHLDFGEWLFAHGEWVQLYSVVHSNEPNAFADEVENQLAEFRRLVGREPTHMDSHQHLHREEPIRSLVLAAARRIGVPVREYSAIPYCGDFYGQTDEGESLPDALSVRNLKQILATLPPGLSELSCHPGYRDGLSNAYAAERELEVYTLCSAEIRTALATLGIQLCSFETAPLSLIATEQSMAGKLACH, from the coding sequence ATGAGATTCGTCATCATCAACGCGGATGATTTTGGACTGAGCGACGGAATCAATCGTGGTGTTATTCAGAGCTTTGAAGGAGGCATTGTCACCAGCGCCAGTTTGATGGTGCATCAAGCCGCTGCGGAAGCCGCCGCTCATTACGCCAAACAGGAACCCCGCCTGAGCTTGGGGCTTCACCTCGATTTCGGTGAATGGCTCTTCGCACACGGGGAGTGGGTGCAGCTCTACTCGGTTGTCCATTCGAATGAACCGAACGCGTTTGCTGACGAAGTCGAGAATCAACTTGCCGAATTCCGCCGATTGGTTGGGCGGGAGCCGACCCACATGGACTCGCACCAGCACCTTCACCGGGAGGAACCGATTCGTTCTCTAGTGTTGGCGGCGGCACGCAGAATCGGCGTTCCGGTGCGCGAATACAGCGCGATTCCATATTGCGGAGATTTTTATGGACAGACCGATGAAGGGGAAAGTCTGCCCGACGCACTGAGCGTGCGCAACTTGAAGCAAATTCTGGCAACACTGCCTCCAGGACTCTCGGAATTGAGCTGCCACCCGGGGTACCGGGACGGCTTGTCCAATGCCTATGCGGCCGAACGAGAACTTGAGGTGTATACGCTGTGCTCGGCAGAAATCCGCACAGCTCTGGCAACTCTGGGAATTCAATTATGTTCGTTCGAAACGGCGCCGCTCTCGCTGATTGCGACGGAGCAATCGATGGCTGGAAAACTGGCTTGCCATTAG
- a CDS encoding 2-oxoacid:acceptor oxidoreductase subunit alpha yields the protein MNDAAPSSPAPAGQPSTATINEAVIRIAGNSQDGIQAIGGFLARLAGRSEQEVMTFMTIPSTISGGPSIFQVRIGSGEVASAGDDADVLLAFYQHSYEDHIGSLKAGGIVLYDSDHVEPKPDWQQAYHHIGVPISSLTVEAIGGTAKDKGKNIYALGLLARMYDLNVPKLEKLIGERFGGKDASILNNALAAFHAGYSHSLGQVRETFKFAASHGKAGQQVVMNGNEAMAYGIIAAGVRFGAAYPITPWSDVMEILRRELPKYGGTFVQCEDEIAAISMANGASFAGRVAVTGSSGPGISLKMEALGWAVMAEVPLVVVDIQRGGPSTGMPTSVEQSDLNLACFGSHGDAPRVVMAPSDVEDCFFTAIEAVNIARKYNVPVFILSDQAIATRIEAFTCPDLEKVCQDITPSFAPVADYKPYDLSTKDGVVPRVVPGTPIQSGRYPIAGGLEHDEFGHPTGSPKLHMQMTAKRRKKLQSLAASLPVPKVYGPPEGNVLLVGWGSTRGPIQEAVDRARASGDSVSAMHLKHIHPLPPGLENIFSGFNTVRVVEMNDEGLYGYGQFAGLLRARYCDPKIRGINKTDGLTWKVREILERAKSDIAAGLRKL from the coding sequence ATGAACGACGCAGCACCCTCTTCGCCCGCCCCGGCGGGCCAGCCCTCGACCGCAACGATTAACGAAGCGGTGATCCGCATCGCAGGCAATTCCCAGGACGGCATCCAGGCGATAGGCGGTTTTTTGGCGCGCCTGGCTGGGCGCAGCGAGCAGGAAGTCATGACCTTCATGACGATTCCCTCGACCATCTCGGGAGGTCCATCGATATTCCAGGTGCGTATAGGCTCCGGCGAGGTGGCCAGCGCTGGAGACGACGCGGACGTGCTGCTGGCCTTTTACCAGCATTCGTACGAAGACCATATCGGGTCGCTGAAGGCGGGCGGCATCGTGCTCTATGACAGTGATCACGTGGAGCCCAAGCCGGATTGGCAGCAGGCCTATCACCATATTGGCGTGCCGATCTCGAGTCTGACCGTCGAGGCCATCGGGGGCACAGCCAAGGACAAGGGCAAGAACATCTATGCATTGGGTTTGCTGGCGCGGATGTATGACTTGAACGTGCCGAAGCTCGAAAAGCTGATCGGCGAGCGTTTTGGCGGCAAAGACGCCAGCATTCTGAATAATGCCCTGGCAGCCTTTCATGCCGGGTATAGCCACTCGTTGGGCCAGGTGCGAGAGACCTTTAAGTTTGCCGCCAGCCATGGCAAAGCCGGCCAGCAGGTAGTGATGAACGGCAATGAAGCCATGGCTTACGGCATTATCGCAGCGGGCGTGCGTTTCGGCGCCGCCTACCCGATTACTCCGTGGTCGGATGTGATGGAGATTCTGCGCCGCGAGTTGCCCAAATATGGCGGGACCTTCGTTCAATGCGAAGATGAGATTGCGGCCATTTCAATGGCCAATGGCGCCAGTTTTGCCGGGCGGGTGGCAGTCACCGGGTCGAGCGGACCGGGCATCTCGCTCAAGATGGAAGCCCTTGGATGGGCAGTGATGGCTGAAGTGCCGCTGGTGGTCGTTGATATCCAGCGTGGGGGGCCTTCGACCGGCATGCCTACCTCAGTGGAGCAGTCGGATTTGAACCTGGCCTGTTTCGGCAGTCATGGCGATGCCCCGCGCGTGGTGATGGCCCCTTCGGATGTCGAGGACTGCTTCTTCACGGCCATTGAGGCCGTTAACATCGCGCGCAAGTATAATGTCCCGGTCTTCATCCTGAGCGACCAGGCCATCGCCACCCGTATCGAGGCCTTCACCTGCCCTGACCTGGAAAAGGTTTGCCAGGACATTACGCCCAGTTTTGCGCCGGTGGCCGATTATAAGCCATATGACCTCTCGACCAAAGATGGCGTGGTCCCGCGCGTGGTGCCCGGCACCCCGATTCAGAGCGGACGCTACCCGATTGCCGGGGGCCTGGAACACGATGAATTCGGGCACCCGACCGGTTCGCCCAAGCTGCACATGCAGATGACGGCAAAGCGGCGCAAGAAACTGCAAAGCCTGGCGGCGAGCCTGCCGGTCCCCAAAGTGTATGGGCCTCCGGAGGGCAACGTTCTGCTGGTGGGCTGGGGTTCGACCCGCGGCCCAATCCAGGAAGCGGTGGACCGCGCCCGGGCGTCAGGCGACAGCGTTTCGGCTATGCACCTCAAGCATATCCACCCGCTTCCTCCCGGGCTGGAAAACATCTTCTCCGGCTTCAATACCGTCCGGGTTGTCGAGATGAACGATGAGGGTTTGTATGGATACGGGCAGTTTGCGGGCCTGTTGCGCGCCCGGTATTGCGACCCCAAGATACGCGGCATCAACAAGACCGACGGCCTGACATGGAAAGTCAGGGAGATTCTGGAACGCGCGAAGTCGGACATTGCCGCCGGTCTGCGCAAGCTGTAA
- a CDS encoding tetratricopeptide repeat protein codes for MSTLQDQYDDAMYDFTTGAYDQAIAKLERILAVDPEHFEAQLALGMAFYRKGNYAAAIAEGLKAERLRPHEQLVHTNLSLFYMKAGDRVTAEHHGLQARIASWRTEAQQAKTGNPPPSDPELDLAKPKPQNVKIPSKFPDMPWKKKS; via the coding sequence ATGTCAACGCTCCAGGACCAATACGACGACGCCATGTATGATTTTACCACGGGCGCGTACGATCAGGCGATTGCAAAACTCGAACGAATCCTGGCGGTTGACCCGGAGCATTTCGAGGCGCAACTCGCCCTGGGGATGGCCTTTTACCGCAAGGGCAACTATGCCGCAGCCATTGCCGAGGGGCTCAAGGCGGAGCGGTTGCGGCCCCACGAGCAACTGGTCCACACTAATCTCTCGCTCTTTTATATGAAGGCCGGAGACCGCGTGACAGCCGAGCATCATGGATTGCAGGCCCGGATTGCTTCGTGGCGGACCGAGGCGCAACAGGCCAAGACCGGGAACCCGCCCCCAAGCGACCCGGAACTGGACCTGGCAAAGCCCAAGCCGCAAAATGTAAAAATCCCATCCAAATTCCCTGATATGCCCTGGAAGAAAAAATCATGA
- a CDS encoding HAD family hydrolase, with the protein MNSPIKLLSTDFDGTLFAEFESPPIPGELEELIARLQAGGAKWAINTGRDMSSLMEALGRAGIGVEPDYLVLVEREIHCHQESLYTGLEEWNSACSFAHAEVFARMKPDLPRLVDWINSHFHARIYEDAYSPLCLIAGNNGEMDAIYAFLENYCRSVPRLTVVRNDVYARFSHEAYNKGTALAELTRRLGLNASTVFAAGDHLNDLSMLSRQYARFLAAPANAVPQVVELVRRQEGYISPRPHGRGVADAIKYYLAAERG; encoded by the coding sequence TTGAACTCACCCATCAAACTCCTGTCCACCGATTTCGACGGCACGCTCTTCGCCGAGTTCGAGAGCCCGCCGATACCGGGGGAATTGGAGGAACTCATCGCCCGGTTGCAGGCCGGGGGCGCCAAGTGGGCGATCAATACCGGGCGCGACATGTCGAGTCTGATGGAGGCCCTGGGCCGCGCCGGGATAGGGGTTGAGCCGGATTACCTGGTGCTGGTGGAGCGGGAGATTCATTGCCATCAGGAATCGCTCTATACCGGGCTCGAGGAATGGAACTCGGCCTGCAGCTTCGCGCATGCCGAGGTCTTTGCGCGGATGAAACCTGACCTGCCTCGGCTCGTCGATTGGATTAACTCGCATTTTCACGCGCGTATTTACGAAGACGCCTATTCGCCCTTATGCCTCATCGCGGGGAACAACGGCGAGATGGATGCCATTTATGCCTTCCTTGAGAACTATTGCCGCAGCGTTCCCCGGCTAACCGTCGTGCGCAATGACGTGTATGCCCGGTTCAGCCATGAGGCCTATAACAAAGGCACTGCCCTGGCCGAGTTGACCCGGCGGCTCGGTCTCAATGCCTCGACCGTCTTTGCCGCAGGCGATCACTTAAACGATTTGTCCATGCTCTCACGGCAATACGCCCGGTTCCTGGCGGCCCCGGCCAATGCCGTGCCCCAGGTCGTCGAACTGGTCCGCCGTCAGGAAGGCTATATCAGCCCGCGCCCCCATGGACGCGGGGTTGCCGATGCAATAAAATATTATCTTGCGGCCGAGAGAGGCTGA
- a CDS encoding squalene--hopene cyclase, translating into MPETQLEAAIRRSQSYLLSQQKPQGYWIGELMVDATLVADTIAFHHWNGKVDKAWERKAVNHMFSMQLPDGGWNIYHGGPAEVNATIKLYLALKLAGVPVTDPRMLRAREVALSLGGVPRMNTFSKLYLALLGLFPWDYVPTIPCEVILIGKWFYVNFNEMSSWSRSMLVPLAIINHYKPTRPLDHHINIDELYPEGIHERDLALAPDPERITWRNFFLWLDRVHKFAEWFAENNIHPFRKRALRKAEQWMLERFEGSDGLAAI; encoded by the coding sequence ATGCCTGAGACCCAACTCGAGGCCGCAATTCGGCGGTCGCAGAGTTATTTGCTCAGCCAGCAAAAGCCTCAAGGCTATTGGATTGGTGAATTAATGGTCGATGCGACCTTGGTCGCGGATACCATTGCTTTTCACCATTGGAATGGCAAAGTCGATAAGGCCTGGGAACGCAAAGCCGTCAATCACATGTTCTCGATGCAATTGCCCGATGGCGGGTGGAACATCTATCACGGCGGCCCGGCGGAGGTGAACGCCACCATCAAGCTGTACCTGGCCCTCAAGTTGGCCGGCGTGCCCGTGACCGACCCGCGCATGCTCCGGGCGCGCGAAGTGGCCTTGAGCCTCGGTGGCGTGCCGCGAATGAACACGTTCTCGAAACTCTATCTGGCGCTTCTGGGGCTGTTCCCGTGGGATTATGTGCCAACCATCCCCTGCGAAGTCATCCTCATCGGCAAATGGTTTTATGTGAACTTCAACGAGATGAGTTCCTGGAGCCGCTCGATGCTCGTCCCGCTGGCCATCATTAACCATTACAAACCCACCCGGCCCCTCGATCATCATATCAACATCGACGAACTCTATCCCGAGGGCATCCACGAACGCGACCTGGCCCTGGCGCCCGACCCGGAACGCATCACCTGGCGCAACTTTTTTCTTTGGCTCGATCGCGTCCATAAATTTGCCGAATGGTTTGCCGAAAATAATATCCATCCATTCCGCAAGCGCGCGCTGCGCAAGGCCGAGCAATGGATGCTGGAACGATTTGAGGGCAGCGACGGCCTGGCGGCCATCTT